Proteins from one Cicer arietinum cultivar CDC Frontier isolate Library 1 chromosome 3, Cicar.CDCFrontier_v2.0, whole genome shotgun sequence genomic window:
- the LOC101509711 gene encoding transcription factor bHLH94-like, translating into MCLPEEHREREITMALEATTLLYPQLQQQDPFSYGLKDPFSYNFEHEEQSSICSFFKNNQIDNYPYGNWSSNNCSQPQSLLLQMDEDLSNPSLDSSILTNSRPKKRRVKTRKNKEEIENQRMTHIAVERNRRKQMNEYLSVLRSLMPESYVQRGDQASIIGGAINFVKELEQKLQFLGVEKEKEGKSETVANTKIPFSEFFTFPQYSTSGNNNCESSESNMGEVQSSIADIEVTMVESHANLKIRSKKRPKQLLKIVSNLHGMCLTILHLNVTTSAEFVLYSLSVKVEDDCKLGSVDEIAAAIYQMLERIQQESIMN; encoded by the exons ATGTGTTTACCCGAGGAACATAGAGAAAGAGAAATAACCATGGCACTAGAAGCAACAACACTACTATACCCACAACTACAACAACAAGACCCTTTTAGCTACGGTTTGAAAGACCCTTTTAGCTACAACTTTGAACATGAAGAACAAAGTTCTATTTGTAGTTTTTTCAAGAATAACCAAATAGATAATTATCCTTATGGAAATTGGAGTAGTAATAATTGTTCACAACCACAATCATTGTTGCTACAAATGGATGAAGATTTGTCAAATCCATCTTTAGATAgttcaattttaactaattctCGTCCCAAAAAACGAAGAGTCAAAACAAGGAAGAACAAAGAAGAAATTGAGAATCAAAGAATGACTCACATTGCTGTAGAACGTAACAGAAGAAAGCAAATGAATGAGTATCTCTCTGTTCTTCGCTCTCTCATGCCTGAATCTTACGTTCAAAGG GGTGATCAAGCATCTATTATTGGTGGCGCTATTAACTTTGTTAAGGAACTTGAACAGAAGCTACAATTTCTTGGtgttgagaaagaaaaagagGGTAAATCTGAAACCGTTGCAAATACAAAAATACCCTTTTCTGAGTTTTTCACATTTCCACAATACTCAACAAGTGGTAATAATAACTGTGAGAGTTCTGAGTCAAATATGGGTGAAGTTCAATCTAGCATTGCTGATATTGAAGTGACAATGGTAGAAAGCCATGCAAATCTCAAAATAAGATCAAAGAAAAGGCCAAAACAGCTCTTGAAGATTGTCTCAAATTTGCATGGCATGTGTCTCACAATCTTGCACCTTAATGTCACTACATCTGCTGAATTTGTTCTTTATTCTCTTAGTGTTAAG gTGGAAGATGATTGCAAGCTTGGATCAGTGGATGAGATAGCTGCAGCTATATATCAAATGCTAGAAAGGATTCAACAAGAGTCAATAATGAATTAA
- the LOC101510030 gene encoding uncharacterized protein, with protein sequence MVADSEFGGTAMDPSLPGCKYLVSAILAMEPSECLISHARACGGGSITYQVQQFILDHCISKPNDFYAPYLNNFLKKLITQIESHHGTVLDQFYELYAHYITSSKDGSLGKRDSRIVKRISFLFPDGCSDVQKCPHSRVLTFPLQCSLNMLEGDTGCSIWPSSLFLSELILSRPELFSNKLCFEIGSGVGLVGLCLAHVKASKVILSDGDLSTLANMKFNLELNNLNVETDMLQRNEDTSTVKCLYLPWESASESQLQDIVPDVVLGADVIYDPVCLPHLVRLLTILLNPTDLDFRGQLTSCKGHSPNSIHENGEPYCKGAIDRSDGRYKTVKNDGCNGQQKETPVAYIACVVRNVETFNYFLSLGNQANLDIDDLTDSLKPMNLLMYMQSYNQADIKLLRITCSHTIRLQ encoded by the exons ATGGTCGCGGATTCTGAGTTTGGAGGCACGGCGATGGATCCTTCTCTTCCTGGTTGCAAGTATCTTGTTTCTGCTATTCTAGCTATGGAACCTTCAGAATGCTTAATCTCACATGCTAG GGCCTGTGGCGGAGGCTCAATTACTTACCAAGTTCAACAATTCATCTTGGACCATTGCATTTCCAAACCT AATGATTTTTATGCGCCTTACTTGAACAATTTTCTTAAGAAGCTTATCACTCAAATTGAGTCTCATCATGGCACTGTCTTGGACCAATTTTACGAACTCTATGCTCACTACATTACATCGTCtaag GATGGTAGTTTAGGCAAAAGAGATTCAAGAATCGTTAAAagaatttcttttctttttcctgaTG GTTGTTCTGATGTACAAAAATGTCCGCACTCAAGGGTGCTAACTTTTCCATTGCAGTGTTCTCTAAACATGCTTGAAGGTGATACTGG ATGCTCAATATGGCCATCAAGTCTGTTTTTGTCCGAGTTAATACTTTCTCGACCAgaattattttctaataaattgTGCTTTGAG ATTGGCTCAGGAGTTGGCTTAGTTGGATTATGTCTTGCCCATGTGAAAGCTTCTAAG GTGATACTAAGTGATGGTGACCTTTCAACTTTAGCTAACATGAAGTTTAATTTGGAGTTGAACAACCTGAATGTTGAAACTGACATGCTACAAAGAAATGAGGATACAAGCACA GTAAAATGCTTGTATCTGCCATGGGAATCTGCATCAGAAAGTCAACTACAAGATATCGTGCCAGATGTTGT tTTGGGTGCAGATGTGATATATGATCCAGTTTGCCTGCCACATCTTGTTCGTTTACTTACAATTCTTTTGAACCCCACGGATTTGGATTTTCGCGGACAGCTCACGAGTTGCAAGGGCCACTCTCCAAACAGCATACATGAAAATGGTGAACCTTATTGTAAAGGTGCTATTGATAGATCTGATGGTAGATACAAAACAGTTAAAAATGATGGTTGTAATGGTCAGCAAAAGGAAACACCGGTGGCTTATATTGCATGTGTTGTTCGGAATGTTGAAACTTTCAACTATTTTCTTTCTCTTGGGAACCAAGCTAACCTTGATATTGATGACCTAACTGATTCACTGAAGCCAATGAATCTCCTCATGTACATGCAGTCATACAATCAAGCCGATATAAAACTACTGCGTATCACTTGCAGTCATACAATCAGACTACAATAG
- the LOC101510353 gene encoding GDSL esterase/lipase At1g54790-like isoform X1 — MGDSKKNTVINFYIVLLFSIWLAVGDSVDFNFPAVFNLGDSNSDTGELAAGLGFQLAPPNGQNYFKTPSGRACDGRLILDFLMDALDLPFLNAYLDSLGLPNFRKGCNFAAAGSTILPATASSISPFSFGIQVSQFLRFKARALELLAKGRKFDKYVPSEDIFEKGLYMFDIGQNDLAGAFYSKTLDQILASIPTILLEFETGIKRLYDDGARYFWIHNTGPLGCLPQNVAKFGTDPSKLDEFGCVSSHNQAAKTFNLQLHALCSKLQGQYPDSNVTYVDIFTIKSNLIANYSRYGFEQPIMACCGSGGPPLNYDSRVSCGQTKILNGTTISAKACNDSSEYINWDGIHYTETANQYVASQILTGKYSDPPFSDKMPFLLKLKF, encoded by the exons ATGGGTGATTCTAAAAAGAATAccgtaattaatttttatatagtaTTGTTATTTAGCATATGGTTGGCAGTGGGGGATTCGGTTGATTTCAATTTTCCAGCGGTATTCAATTTGGGAGATTCAAATTCGGACACAGGGGAACTAGCAGCAGGATTGGGGTTTCAGCTTGCCCCACCTAATGGACAGAATTACTTCAAAACTCCATCTGGAAGGGCATGCGATGGCCGTCTCATTCTTGATTTCCTaa TGGATGCATTGGATTTGCCTTTCCTAAATGCATATTTGGATTCATTGGGTTTGCCAAATTTTAGAAAAGGTTGCAACTTTGCAGCAGCAGGTTCAACTATTCTTCCAGCCACTGCATCATCCATCTCCCCCTTCTCCTTTGGGATTCAAGTGTCTCAGTTCCTCCGGTTTAAAGCTCGCGCTCTTGAATTGCTTGCAAAAG GTAGGAAATTTGATAAGTATGTCCCAAGTGAAGATATTTTTGAGAAGGGTTTATACATGTTTGACATTGGTCAAAATGATCTAGCTGGTGcattttattcaaaaacatTGGACCAAATACTTGCATCAATTCCAACAATTCTTTTAGAATTTGAAACTGGAATTAAG AGACTATATGATGATGGGGCTAGATATTTCTGGATACACAATACAGGTCCTCTTGGATGCTTACCTCAGAATGTTGCCAAATTTGGAACTGATCCATCAAAACTTGATGAATTTGGATGTGTTAGTTCACACAACCAAGCTGCTAAAACATTTAATCTACAACTTCATGCTTTGTGTAGTAAATTGCAGGGTCAATATCCAGATTCAAATGTCACATATGTTGATATCTTCACCATAAAATCAAACCTCATTGCAAACTATTCAAGATATG GGTTTGAACAACCAATTATGGCATGTTGTGGATCTGGGGGTCCACCATTGAACTATGACAGTAGAGTTTCTTGTGGACAAACAAAGATTTTGAATGGAACCACAATATCAGCAAAAGCTTGTAATGATAGTTCTGAGTATATAAACTGGGATGGAATTCATTACACTGAGACTGCAAATCAATATGTTGCATCACAGATTCTCACTGGAAAATACTCTGACCCTCCTTTCTCAGACAAAATGCCCTTTCTTCTCAAGCTCAAGTtctaa
- the LOC101510353 gene encoding GDSL esterase/lipase At1g54790-like isoform X2, whose protein sequence is MATNKCILHILTIITIFLPSSKSIPHLDFPAAFNLGDSNSDTGTLIAAGIESLYPPYGQTYFHVPSGRYSDGRLIVDFLMDALDLPFLNAYLDSLGLPNFRKGCNFAAAGSTILPATASSISPFSFGIQVSQFLRFKARALELLAKGRKFDKYVPSEDIFEKGLYMFDIGQNDLAGAFYSKTLDQILASIPTILLEFETGIKRLYDDGARYFWIHNTGPLGCLPQNVAKFGTDPSKLDEFGCVSSHNQAAKTFNLQLHALCSKLQGQYPDSNVTYVDIFTIKSNLIANYSRYGFEQPIMACCGSGGPPLNYDSRVSCGQTKILNGTTISAKACNDSSEYINWDGIHYTETANQYVASQILTGKYSDPPFSDKMPFLLKLKF, encoded by the exons ATGGCCACCAACAAATGTATCCTTCACATTCTCACTATCATTACCATATTCTTACCTTCTTCCAAATCCATCCCCCACTTAGATTTCCCAGCAGCTTTCAACTTGGGTGATTCAAATTCTGATACTGGTACCCTTATTGCTGCTGGTATTGAAAGCCTTTACCCACCATATGGACAAACTTACTTTCATGTACCATCAGGGAGATACTCCGATGGCCGTCTCATCGTCGATTTCCTTA TGGATGCATTGGATTTGCCTTTCCTAAATGCATATTTGGATTCATTGGGTTTGCCAAATTTTAGAAAAGGTTGCAACTTTGCAGCAGCAGGTTCAACTATTCTTCCAGCCACTGCATCATCCATCTCCCCCTTCTCCTTTGGGATTCAAGTGTCTCAGTTCCTCCGGTTTAAAGCTCGCGCTCTTGAATTGCTTGCAAAAG GTAGGAAATTTGATAAGTATGTCCCAAGTGAAGATATTTTTGAGAAGGGTTTATACATGTTTGACATTGGTCAAAATGATCTAGCTGGTGcattttattcaaaaacatTGGACCAAATACTTGCATCAATTCCAACAATTCTTTTAGAATTTGAAACTGGAATTAAG AGACTATATGATGATGGGGCTAGATATTTCTGGATACACAATACAGGTCCTCTTGGATGCTTACCTCAGAATGTTGCCAAATTTGGAACTGATCCATCAAAACTTGATGAATTTGGATGTGTTAGTTCACACAACCAAGCTGCTAAAACATTTAATCTACAACTTCATGCTTTGTGTAGTAAATTGCAGGGTCAATATCCAGATTCAAATGTCACATATGTTGATATCTTCACCATAAAATCAAACCTCATTGCAAACTATTCAAGATATG GGTTTGAACAACCAATTATGGCATGTTGTGGATCTGGGGGTCCACCATTGAACTATGACAGTAGAGTTTCTTGTGGACAAACAAAGATTTTGAATGGAACCACAATATCAGCAAAAGCTTGTAATGATAGTTCTGAGTATATAAACTGGGATGGAATTCATTACACTGAGACTGCAAATCAATATGTTGCATCACAGATTCTCACTGGAAAATACTCTGACCCTCCTTTCTCAGACAAAATGCCCTTTCTTCTCAAGCTCAAGTtctaa
- the LOC101511208 gene encoding glutathione synthetase, chloroplastic-like isoform X2: MDHSPITLPRLHNYHEIHENQLQNIVYDALVFATLNGLLVGDKSDQRSGRVAGVGLVHLPFSLLPPPLPQTYWKQASDLAPLFNQLVDRVSFDGFFLQQSLSKTKKADEFTSRLLDIHSKMLQINKKEDIRLGLFRSDYMLDEKTKSLLQVEMNTISTSFSGVGCVITELHRNILSHYGKLLGLDSQRVPVNNATTQYAEALAKAWSEYNNPSAAIIIVVQAEERNMYDQHFVSAILRERYHITTIRKTLAEINQEGEILPDGTLSVDGQAIAIVYFRAGYTPVDYPSESEWSARLLIEQSSAIKCPSISYHLVGTKKIQQELAKPNVLERFFENKDDIAKLRKCFAGLWSLEDLDIVQKAIEKPELFVMKPQREGGGNNIYGDDLRETLIKLQKAGSQEDAAYILMQRIFPANTEAILMRNGILHKDRVISEFGIFSTYLRNKDKVIINNESGYMVRTKPSLSDEGGVLPGFGVIDSVYLT, from the exons ATGGATCATTCTCCCATCACACTTCCACGCTTGCATAATTATCATGAGATTCATGAAAATCAACTCCAAAATATTGTTTACGATGCTCTTGTCTTTGCCACTCTCAATGGTCTCCTTGTTGGTGATAAATCCGATCAG AGATCAGGAAGAGTAGCTGGTGTGGGATTGGTGCATCTCCCGTTTTCATTATTACCACCGCCATTGCCtcaaacttattggaagcaagcTTCTGATTTGGCGCCTTTATTTAATCAACTTGTTGATCGTGTCAGTTTCGATGGATTTTTTCTACAACAATCTCTCTccaa AACTAAGAAAGCAGATGAATTTACCTCTAGACTTTTAGATATTCATTCCAAAATGCTTCAGATTAACAAAAAAGAG gatATACGCTTGGGATTATTTCGTTCAGATTACATGCTTGATGAAAAGACTAAATCACTTTTGCAAGTAGAAATGAACACTATTTCCACTTCATTTTCTGGAGTTGGTTGTGTTATCACTGAACTTCACAG AAACATACTTTCTCACTATGGAAAATTGCTTGGACTAGATTCTCAAAGGGTTCCTGTCAATAATGCCACCACTCAGTATGCGGAGGCCTTGGCTAAAGCTTGGAGTGAGTATAATAACCCTAG CGCTGCCATTATAATTGTGGTTCAGGCCGAAGAACGAAACATGTATGACCAGCATTTTGTTTCTGCAATTCTAAGAGAAAG ATATCATATTACAACCATACGGAAAACATTGGCGGAAATTAATCAAGAAGGAGAAATTCTGCCAGATGGAACACTTTCTGT GGATGGACAAGCAATTGCAATCGTTTACTTCCGAGCCGGCTATACACCGGTTGACTATCCTTCAGAATCA GAATGGAGCGCTAGGCTACTGATAGAACAATCTTCTGCTATCAAATGCCCTTCAATATCGTATCATTTGGTTGGCACAAAAAAGATTCAACAGGAACTGGCAAAGCCCAATGTTCTTGAGAG GTTCTTTGAAAACAAAGACGATATTGCGAAACTGCGTAAATGCTTTGCAGGGCTATGGAGTTTGGAGGACTTGGATATTGTTCAAAAAGCAATTGAGAAGCCAGAGTTATTTGTAATGAAGCCTCAAAGAGAAGGAGGAG GAAACAATATCTATGGTGATGATCTTAGGGAGACTCTTATAAAATTACAGAAAGCAGGTTCTCAAGAAGACGCCGCTTACATACTTATGCAGAGGATATTTCCTGCTAATACAGAGGCAATTTTGATGCGTAACGGTATCTTGCATAAAGATCGTGTCATTTCAGAATTTGGGATATTCAGTACTTATTTAAG GAATAAAGATAAGGTTATCATAAATAATGAAAGTGGCTATATGGTGCGTACAAAACCATCATTATCTGATGAAGGTGGCGTTTTACCTGGTTTTGGAGTAATAGATAGTGTTTACCTCACTTGA
- the LOC101511208 gene encoding glutathione synthetase, chloroplastic-like isoform X1: protein MDHSPITLPRLHNYHEIHENQLQNIVYDALVFATLNGLLVGDKSDQRSGRVAGVGLVHLPFSLLPPPLPQTYWKQASDLAPLFNQLVDRVSFDGFFLQQSLSKTKKADEFTSRLLDIHSKMLQINKKEDIRLGLFRSDYMLDEKTKSLLQVEMNTISTSFSGVGCVITELHSCSFFRNILSHYGKLLGLDSQRVPVNNATTQYAEALAKAWSEYNNPSAAIIIVVQAEERNMYDQHFVSAILRERYHITTIRKTLAEINQEGEILPDGTLSVDGQAIAIVYFRAGYTPVDYPSESEWSARLLIEQSSAIKCPSISYHLVGTKKIQQELAKPNVLERFFENKDDIAKLRKCFAGLWSLEDLDIVQKAIEKPELFVMKPQREGGGNNIYGDDLRETLIKLQKAGSQEDAAYILMQRIFPANTEAILMRNGILHKDRVISEFGIFSTYLRNKDKVIINNESGYMVRTKPSLSDEGGVLPGFGVIDSVYLT from the exons ATGGATCATTCTCCCATCACACTTCCACGCTTGCATAATTATCATGAGATTCATGAAAATCAACTCCAAAATATTGTTTACGATGCTCTTGTCTTTGCCACTCTCAATGGTCTCCTTGTTGGTGATAAATCCGATCAG AGATCAGGAAGAGTAGCTGGTGTGGGATTGGTGCATCTCCCGTTTTCATTATTACCACCGCCATTGCCtcaaacttattggaagcaagcTTCTGATTTGGCGCCTTTATTTAATCAACTTGTTGATCGTGTCAGTTTCGATGGATTTTTTCTACAACAATCTCTCTccaa AACTAAGAAAGCAGATGAATTTACCTCTAGACTTTTAGATATTCATTCCAAAATGCTTCAGATTAACAAAAAAGAG gatATACGCTTGGGATTATTTCGTTCAGATTACATGCTTGATGAAAAGACTAAATCACTTTTGCAAGTAGAAATGAACACTATTTCCACTTCATTTTCTGGAGTTGGTTGTGTTATCACTGAACTTCACAG TTGCTCATTTTTCAGAAACATACTTTCTCACTATGGAAAATTGCTTGGACTAGATTCTCAAAGGGTTCCTGTCAATAATGCCACCACTCAGTATGCGGAGGCCTTGGCTAAAGCTTGGAGTGAGTATAATAACCCTAG CGCTGCCATTATAATTGTGGTTCAGGCCGAAGAACGAAACATGTATGACCAGCATTTTGTTTCTGCAATTCTAAGAGAAAG ATATCATATTACAACCATACGGAAAACATTGGCGGAAATTAATCAAGAAGGAGAAATTCTGCCAGATGGAACACTTTCTGT GGATGGACAAGCAATTGCAATCGTTTACTTCCGAGCCGGCTATACACCGGTTGACTATCCTTCAGAATCA GAATGGAGCGCTAGGCTACTGATAGAACAATCTTCTGCTATCAAATGCCCTTCAATATCGTATCATTTGGTTGGCACAAAAAAGATTCAACAGGAACTGGCAAAGCCCAATGTTCTTGAGAG GTTCTTTGAAAACAAAGACGATATTGCGAAACTGCGTAAATGCTTTGCAGGGCTATGGAGTTTGGAGGACTTGGATATTGTTCAAAAAGCAATTGAGAAGCCAGAGTTATTTGTAATGAAGCCTCAAAGAGAAGGAGGAG GAAACAATATCTATGGTGATGATCTTAGGGAGACTCTTATAAAATTACAGAAAGCAGGTTCTCAAGAAGACGCCGCTTACATACTTATGCAGAGGATATTTCCTGCTAATACAGAGGCAATTTTGATGCGTAACGGTATCTTGCATAAAGATCGTGTCATTTCAGAATTTGGGATATTCAGTACTTATTTAAG GAATAAAGATAAGGTTATCATAAATAATGAAAGTGGCTATATGGTGCGTACAAAACCATCATTATCTGATGAAGGTGGCGTTTTACCTGGTTTTGGAGTAATAGATAGTGTTTACCTCACTTGA
- the LOC101511750 gene encoding glutathione synthetase, chloroplastic-like, translating to MATSHLCFNRGIQTTPLSTFIHHHNTHNHTLFLFSYRRQSYPFFSTPLQMSSNHHHHHHHLTSTPVFTNADHQRFLDHVAYDALVWASLHGLLMGDQSSQKSGTIPGVGLVHAPFALFPTSFPETKWNQACELAPIFNELVDRVSLDYQFLQESLSRTKKVDQFTSRLLDIHSKINKKEEIRLGLHRSDYMLDEQTKSLLQIELNTISSSFAGFSSLVTQLHRYILSCHEKLLGLDSEKVPTNNAVNQYAEALAKAWSEYNNPRAVIMIVVQAEERNMYDQHFLSAVLRDKYGITFVRKTLAEVDQEGEILPDGTLSVGGQEVAVIYFRAGYTPLDYPSESEWRARLLMEQSSAVKCPSISYHLVGSKKIQQELAKPGVLERFLENKDDIAKLRESFAGLWSLDDSDIVQKAIERPELFVMKPQREGGGNNIYGDAVRESLINLQKTGSQENAAYILMQRIFPTISEAVLMRNGHWHRDRAISELGIFGTYLRNKDRVIMNKQSGYLMRTKISSSDEGGVAAGYAVIDSVYLT from the exons ATGGCTACTTCTCATTTGTGTTTTAATCGTGGAATTCAGACTACCCCTTTGTCTACATTCATTCATCACCATAACACTCACAATCACACTCTCTTCCTCTTCTCCTATCGCCGCCAATCATATCCATTCTTCTCCACACCTCTTCAAATGTCTTctaatcatcatcatcatcatcatcatcttactTCGACACCTGTCTTCACCAATGCTGATCATCAACGCTTCCTCGATCACGTCGCTTATGATGCTCTTGTTTGGGCTTCTCTTCACGGTCTTCTCATGGGAGATCAATCCTCACAg AAATCAGGAACAATTCCTGGCGTAGGATTGGTGCATGCTCCATTTGCCTTATTCCCTACGTCATTTCCAGAAACAAAATGGAATCAAGCTTGTGAATTGGCACCTATATTCAATGAACTTGTTGATCGTGTTAGTTTAGATTATCAATTTCTTCAGGAATCTCTCTCCAG GACTAAGAAAGTCGACCAATTTACCTCTAGACTTTTAGATATTCATTCCAAGATCAACAAAAAAGAG GAAATACGGTTGGGATTACATCGTTCAGATTATATGCTTGATGAACAAACAAAATCACTTTTGCAAATTGAGCTCAACACTATTTCCTCTTCATTTGCTGGTTTTAGTAGTCTTGTCACTCAACTTCATAG GTACATACTTTCGTGCCATGAAAAATTGCTTGGGCTGGATTCAGAAAAGGTTCCTACTAATAATGCTGTCAATCAGTATGCAGAGGCGTTGGCTAAAGCTTGGAGTGAGTATAATAACCCCAG GGCTGTGATTATGATTGTAGTTCAGGCTGAAGAGCGAAACATGTATGACCAGCATTTTCTATCTGCGGTTCTAAGAGACAA GTATGGTATTACATTTGTACGCAAAACGTTGGCGGAAGTTGATCAAGAAGGAGAAATTCTACCAGACGGAACACTTTCTGT GGGCGGACAAGAAGTTGCAGTCATTTACTTCAGGGCTGGCTATACACCACTTGATTATCCTTCAGAATCA GAATGGAGGGCTAGGCTACTGATGGAACAATCTTCTGCTGTCAAATGCCCTTCCATATCTTATCATTTGGTTGGCTCCAAGAAGATTCAACAAGAACTTGCAAAGCCAGGCGTTCTTGAGAG GTTCCTTGAAAACAAAGACGATATTGCGAAATTGCGTGAATCCTTTGCAGGACTGTGGAGTTTGGATGACTCGGATATTGTTCAAAAAGCAATTGAAAGACCCGAATTATTTGTGATGAAGCCCCAGAGAGAAGGAGGAG GAAACAATATTTACGGCGATGCTGTGAGGGAAAGCCTCATAAATTTGCAGAAAACGGGCTCTCAAGAAAATGCAGCTTACATACTTATGCAGAGGATATTTCCAACTATTTCTGAAGCAGTTTTGATGCGTAATGGTCATTGGCACAGGGACCGTGCCATCTCAGAACTTGGGATATTTGGTACATATTTAAG GAATAAGGATAGGGTCATCATGAACAAGCAAAGTGGCTATTTGATGCGGACAAAAATATCATCATCTGATGAAGGTGGGGTTGCAGCTGGTTATGCAGTTATAGATAGTGTATACCTCACTTGA
- the LOC101512065 gene encoding uncharacterized protein: MRVHHQKEPRQWPYGVFKWVLVWMSVCFFVFTIGPPSRWRLKESPCPKCDCYCSSAEYPTSSLDCGKHDPAMIEEMNKDPLTILSEELRLQKIVANETLEHTKRLVINARNTFSQYKKEAEKCNLGMETCEEERERAEAEVVEERRLTALWENRARAYGWKERRRTSLRS, encoded by the exons ATGAGGGTTCATCATCAAAAGGAACCAAGGCAATGGCCTTATGGTGTTTTTAAGTGGGTTTTGGTTTGGATGAGTGTTTGCTTCTTTGTATTCACAATTGGACCACCATCACGCTGGCGTTTGAAGGAATCTCCATGTCCTAAATGTGATTGTTACTGCTCTTCAGCAGAATATCCCACCAGTTCTTTGG ACTGTGGGAAACATGATCCAGCAATGATTGAGGAAATGAATAAGGATCCACTGACAATATTATCAGAGGAGTTGAGGTTGCAGAAAATTGTAGCCAATGAAACCTTGGAACACACCAAAAGATTAGTAATAAATGCCAGAAATACCTTTTCACAATACAAAAAAGAAGCAGAAAAGTGCAACCTAGGGATGGAAACTTGTGAAGAAGAAAGGGAGAGGGCAGAGGCAGAGGTTGTTGAAGAGCGCAGGTTGACAGCATTATGGGAAAATCGAGCTCGTGCCTATGGGTGGAAGGAGAGGAGAAGAACAAGCTTAAGAAGTTAA
- the LOC101512622 gene encoding phosphoglycerate mutase-like protein AT74, with product MHREEKGGVLPKRIIVLRHGESQGNLDPGAYAVTPDHKISLTPQGIAQARLTGSRIRHVISSSSSSPDWRLYFYVSPYTRTRSTLREIARSFSKKRVIGVREECRIREQDFGNFQVQERMNAIKETRQRFGRFFYRFPEGESAADVFDRVSSFLESLWRDIDMNRLNHNPSNDLNLIIVSHGLASRVFLMRWFRWTVEQFEHLNNFGNSEFRVMQLGSGGEYSLAVHHTDKELLEWGLSPDMIADQKWRAHGCKGASNDQSPRYLEAFFDIITDSDDESVDTKDKTNSLSEHS from the exons ATGCATAGAGAAGAGAAAGGAGGAGTACTTCCAAAGAGAATAATAGTACTCCGTCACGGTGAATCACAAGGTAACTTAGATCCCGGAGCATACGCAGTAACACCAGACCACAAGATCTCGTTAACACCACAAGGCATTGCTCAGGCACGTCTCACTGGCTCACGCATCCGCCACGTCATctcttcttcatcttcctctCCTGATTGGCGTCTCTACTTCTACGTCTCCCCTTACACTCGCACCCGATCCACTCTCCGTGAAATCGCCAGATCTTTTTCCAAGAAACGTGTCATTGGTGTTAGAGAAGAGTGCCGCATTCGTGAACAGGATTTTGGTAATTTTCAGGTTCAGGAACGCATGAACGCTATTAAGGAAACTCGACAGCGTTTTGGTAGATTCTTCTATCGCTTTCCCGAGGGTGAGTCCGCCGCCGACGTTTTCGATCGCGTTTCCA GTTTTCTTGAATCTTTGTGGAGGGATATTGACATGAACAGGCTTAATCATAACCCTTCAAACGATTTGAATCTGATAATTGTGTCACATGGGCTGGCATCTCGAGTTTTCCTTATGAGGTGGTTCAGGTGGACAGTTGAACAATTTGAGCATCTCAACAATTTTGGAAACTCTGAGTTCCGTGTGATGCAGTTGGGGAGTGGCGGAGAGTACAGCTTGGCAGTTCATCATACGGACAAAGAATTGCTTGAATGGGGGCTTTCTCCTGATATGATAGCCGATCAGAAATGGCGAGCCCATGGCTGCAAGGGTGCCTCAAACGATCAAAGTCCCCGCTACCTTGAAGCATTTTTTGATATCATTACCGACTCTGATGATGAGAGTGTTGACACAAAAGACAAAACAAATTCTTTGAGTGAGCATTCCTAG